From Syngnathus typhle isolate RoL2023-S1 ecotype Sweden linkage group LG5, RoL_Styp_1.0, whole genome shotgun sequence:
atttttttatgttttgttttgaggACCACCTAGGATAGCCCCCAAAGAAAAAgattctagctccgccagttgACCTGGCTGTTCCTGACTTCCTGCAACTCTTCATCCATGCAGAcatctgatgatgatgatgatgatgatgatgatgatgatgatgatgatgatgatgatgatgatgatgatgatgatgatgatgatgatgatgatgatgcttatcaggctgttgtctcccattGAAGGTACAACAGTCTGGTGACGGGCAAGCGGGCGCAGTACATCATCGCCGTCTGCTGGGTTCTCTCCATTCTCATCGGCCTGACTCCCATGATGGGCTGGCACAAGTTGTCTGAGAAGGAAGACAGCGAGTGCCCACCGGGTCTGATGACGTGCCTCTTTGAGGAGGTGGTGGTTATGGACTATATGGTGTACTTTAACTTTTTTGCCTGCGTCATGATTCCCCTGCTGCTGATGCTGGCCATCTACCTGTGTATCTTCATGGCAGCCCGCCACCAGCTCAAGCTGATTGAGGTCAAAGCGGTTCACGGGGAAAAGTCACGCTCCACTCTCCAGAAAGAGGTCCAAGCTGCCAAATCTCTGGCCATCATAGTGGGCCTGTTTGCCATCTGCTGGCTGCCCTTACATATCATCAACTGCTTCACTCTTTTTTGCCCCGAGTGTCATCGTCCGCCGCTCTTCATCATGTACGTGGCCATTATCCTGTCGCACGGCAACTCGGTGGTCAACCCGTTCATCTACGCGTACCGCATCCGGGAGTTCCGGCAAACCTTCCGGAAAATAATCCACCGCCACATCTTGGGTCGGCAAGAGCTGCCGGAGAGAAGAGGCAGTAAGCGCAATTCgcttcacagcagcttcaccgACTCCATCAGGCTCAAGGCCAACGGCCTCAGCCTTGACCTTTGGTCTGAGCAGGGCGACAGCATTTCCGAAAACTCCGCTCGCGTCTCCCCTGTCAAAGGCGGTCTGTTGGCGGTATCCCAAACACCTCTGTCGCTTGTCGTGCCTAATGGTCCCAGATTGGATCCCATCAGATTGACTCAAATACCCACGTGTCATCAACGGCATTATTTGGCGGCATCGGCGGGTGTGGAGGAAAGTAAAGAAGCAGAGAACCAGAGTGTCACCCAGGTGGAACCACAGTGGAACAGGCTGAACAGGGAAAGCAGCCTGAGCGAGCTGACTAAAGTGTCCTGACACGCACAGCGCAGTCATCACCATTACTctggtcaaatgttttttttgaaaTCCTTGTGTATGCCGAACAGCTCTTGAAACCAGCCACTGATGTGCCGTGACAGGTATTAGTCATTATCATCAGGGGTGTTGCAGAAGATTATTGAGaaacatatttattttctataaattgTGTATCTTTGTTCAGTTTACCCTCGGCAGTGATGCGTGGTGACAGGCACaataatgaaatattaaacaATTTGTGTTGTCTTCCTCTCTTTTCTCTAAAACGGGTCTGCTCTTCTCCTTTTGACAATGcatttactgattttttttttcgagccTTAAAAGAAGTCTGAGGGAGACCTGTGAGCAAAATTACTTGGAAAGCTGTGGTTCAAACGCAAACAAAAACGCATGTGTGAGTGACGTAGAAATAGAAAGTGTAGTCACTCAGTCTGACGATACAATATATAGTGACATATTCAAAAATCCCAAATGTCGCCATTGTTGTCTGTTTACTGTGTATTTGAGGAATTCTGTGCAAGTGGCATGCCCAGCTGGTAACTGTAAATTGTTTTGAGCCTCTCTAAAGTGTGTTTTCCTCCAATTTAAGAGCAAAAGACATTTTCATACCACAATCAGGCAATTTTGTTCTCGCAAAATGTTCTTGTCATGTTCATTTCATGATACCTTACTGTTGTCttgaaagcaaaaataaaaaaatgataaacacTCTCATATTAAACGATTACATTTGTTTCGGGGGAAATGATCATTTGCAAAATATCGCACGGTTCTTTTTGAGGGGAGGGTAAAGATGAAAAGAGACActggtttttatttacattacatTCCACAAGATCCTAACTTTATTGAAATTGGGGTTTGCGGTTGGACTCATCTCTCATATTAGATTTGGAAAATCTAGTTTACTCATCCTGGGAAAATCATATTTAATCGGTCAGACTATCTTTGGAGCTCTTTATTTTCCCAGCGTTACTTTCAGTTCCCCTGTGAGTTCCGGTTAGAGGAGTCAGGACCTACTTCTGTTTGAAATGTTCCCCGGGGGGCGAAAGTACTTTTCAAACATTTACTACCACACAAACTACCAGGGTCTTTGTCCTCGGTTTCTATTTGAATGGGGTTGCTCAGAAGGGTAAAATGCATCTCATGTTGCAACAGTAAAACATAGGGACAACATTTTTGCTTGCTGCTATTCACCATTCAGAACAGGGGTGTTAAACTCACTTTTGTCGCAGGCCACATCAtaatcatagtttccttcggagggccattatgactgtcaacgccataaattatatacaatataggctacacaacaaactgatgaatatcaaattttaaaacaagagacgagtaaaaactgttccaatattttaaaaagatgaatggtaataaaaatt
This genomic window contains:
- the adora2aa gene encoding adenosine A2a receptor a encodes the protein MLENPAASGIYITVELLIAIFSVMGNVLVCWAVFLNSNLQSNTNFFVVSLAVADIAVGVLAIPFSIVISIGFCSKFYGCLFIACFVLVLTQSSIFSLLAIAMDRYIAIKLPLRYNSLVTGKRAQYIIAVCWVLSILIGLTPMMGWHKLSEKEDSECPPGLMTCLFEEVVVMDYMVYFNFFACVMIPLLLMLAIYLCIFMAARHQLKLIEVKAVHGEKSRSTLQKEVQAAKSLAIIVGLFAICWLPLHIINCFTLFCPECHRPPLFIMYVAIILSHGNSVVNPFIYAYRIREFRQTFRKIIHRHILGRQELPERRGSKRNSLHSSFTDSIRLKANGLSLDLWSEQGDSISENSARVSPVKGGLLAVSQTPLSLVVPNGPRLDPIRLTQIPTCHQRHYLAASAGVEESKEAENQSVTQVEPQWNRLNRESSLSELTKVS